CTATATTTCATTGTGAATATGAAATGCGTGGACTTGATACATCGATCGTCAGTCTTTGTAATACAAAGATGGATCCGATGAACTGATTAACGGTCTTGCCCGGACACTTCACCTCGTTTCTCGATGGATCTTTGGAGTACTACTCCAACTCTGCTTACTCTTCTCATAATACTTTCATGTACACAAACAAAACGTTTAGAAAAGAAATGTCAAAGAAATGACCAAGCATAGGTATGCATCGAGTTATACATTCTGCACATACACGCCACTTGTGTATGTATGACTTAGTATCAGCatgtcagatattcactcttatctggaatactgatgaaatgggtaatgatcgtgatgatattgattattgattgtgtttttggttctgtctacggttgtgggcacacctggggggtgccaagccttcctgtgatccgattggctctctcagatgccgggtcgcgctagtctaacccagcgtctgtacgctctcatcttcaacagtgctattatctgacacacccctTCAGCTTGGACGCTCTTCACGCTTGCAAGCTGGGCACTTAGTCCTACTCAAGGCTTACCACGAGATTTTCAAGTTTCTCTTGAATTTCTTCGAGCGGTGCCGAGTTTCTCGCCAGGATTTCCTTAGCGGGGACTAGTCCTAGTTGTTCTAGGAATTCTGGCCATTTGTTTGGTGGCAATGATTTGGTGAGACCGTCGGCGATCATATCCGCGGTAGGTATGTACTCTACGGAGATCCGGCCTGTCGACACCTCCTGTCTGATccagtgattgtgtatgtcgACATGTCTGAGTTTGGTTTGAAGCTTTGAGACCTCCTCGGTGACTAGGCGAATAGTCTGTTTGTTGTCGCATTGAATAGTGATACTAGGGGTGTCAAGCTGGATATTCAGCTCCTTGAGGAGACGGGACAGGAATAGAGCTTCCTTGGCTACTTGAGATAGAGCGAGGAGCTCGGCTTCtgtcgttgatgttgtgaCAGTGTCTTGTTTGTTAGCTTTCCATGCGATGAGTCCATTGAAGAGCTTGATCGCGTAGCCCTGTGAGCTCTTCCTGTCTAGGGTATTGTCGGCAAAGGAAGCATCGCTGGCTATCTGTAGTCCAGCGCCTCCTCCGAGTTGTAGCGCGAGGTGCTTTGTCGCTAGTAGATATTGGAGGACTCGGTCGGCAGCGTCATGGTGCTCCGGTCCTGGGTTGGAGAGAAAGCGGGCGAGCCGCGACGTCGCAAAGGCGATGTCTGGTCTAGTGGTCACGGCTGCGAAGAGGAGCGAGCCTATCTTGCGCTGGTATTTGTTGATCTCTGATGGGGAGGCGAGGCCGTCTCTTGGTAGTAGTTCGGCAGTCGCCATCGGCGTGTCGTGTCTAATGTCGGTACGGTCGGCCAGTCTGCTGATCTTGTCTGCGTAGGCCGCCTGCGATAGCTGGATCGTCCGCGCCTTTCGGTCTCGGATAATCTCGACGCCGAGGAACCATTGTAAGTCGTTTCCCCCAGTAAAGAGGTATCTGTCCTGGAGGCGGGCAATTGCCTGCTGGGCGGATTGCTCCATGTCTTTGTGGTATGCGAGTATGATGTCGtccacgtagaagaagataaTGATGCCGTCTTTGATGAGACAGCAGGGTTCGTGCGGTACTTCCTGGAACCCGAGTTCTTTGAGAGTGCCTGTGAACTCTTTCTGCCAGAGGAGCGGGGATATGCGCAGTCCATACAATGCCTTGTTGAGCTTAAGTATAGTGCCTGGCTTCTGATGGCCGCGTGGCATTCTCATGAATACTTCTCGGTCTATTGTCGCATGCACGAAGGCGTTTGCCACGTCGTACTGTTTGAGCTCTAGGTCGTACTTTGCCGCAATTGCGGTTAGCATTCGGAACGACCGGCTTGCGAGTGTTGCCGCGTAGGTGTCTTGCGATGTGATGTTTCGCTGCTGATCACCGCGGACGACTAGTCGTGCCTTGCACTTGAGTAGTCGGTGATGCTTGTcaagtttgtaggtgtatacccacatgCAGCCCAGGATTTGTTGTCCTGTTTGCTTGATTTTCTTTATGGGGAACTCTGTCCATGAGTTCATTTGATAGTGGCTTGCTAGATGGGACTGTTCTGCTTCTTTGAATAGTTCTCCCATTGGGTGGTCCTCAAGCTTAGTTCGGCATGTTGGCAGAGGTGGTAGCTGACTGCGATGGGGCTTCAAGCCTTTGGCGAGCATTCTCACAATCGCAGCCTTGTCCATAGCTACTCCTCTGTATTCTCCAACCTTTCCGGCCTGGGTACCCGCCATGAACGCTGCTGCCCATGGGGCAGTCTTAGGGGTTCCTTGTCGATCCTTCTCATCTAGCGATGCTCCTGCCATTAGCCGCGCGAGCAACGCTGCGGGTGGCGGTGTCGCCGGAGGTGTCGGGTAGCTGTCCCGGATTTTTCTCCCTTGATAGTATCCTGGCTGGtcgccctcgctgtcctgAGCGAGTGACTCCTCCGGTGGACTGTCCTCATAGAAGGACTCCGTCTCTGGTTGCTGCGCTGGTGTTGGCAGCTCAATGGTCCTCACGTGTGTCGCGATTTCTTCTAGCGTATTGTGCATGAGGTTGTCCATTAGGTCTTCGGTTTTGCCATCGAAAATTGACTGTTCGTCGAAGACGACGTCTCTAGTGCTCATCACTTTGGCGAGTGACGGTATCCAGATTCGGTAGATGTTTGATGACCGGTATCCGACTAGGTATCCGATCCATGCCTTTGGGTCGAGGCGTTGTAGGCGCGACTTCcctctgtgggtgtcgtctgtcatgGCGAAAGCTTTGCAGCCATATGCCTTAAGGTGAGTGAGGTTTGGTTTTCGGAGAGATGTGACTATTCCGTTGCTGAAAGCTACTCGTGTGAAGAAGACttcgtatggtgtcttccaGTGATTGTTGTAGTTTGGGGTTCTGTTGTAGAGATAGACTGCGGCTCGAGTGATTTCTGGCCACAGTTCCCAAGAGAGATTGGCGTCAAGTCgcattgcgcgtgccttctccttgtttacaccccctgagcgctcGGCTCCACCGTTTTGTGCCTGTGTGTCTGGGGCTGAGGGCTCGACTCTGATGCCCTGTGTTGCCAGCCATCGCTCGACATCTGGCTTAACAGTTgtgatctcgttgtcagaCTCTATGGTCTTAACGGATATGTTGTAATGGTTCTTCATAAATAAGAAGAAAGTTGTGAGCAGCCGGATAATGGACTTGGCTGTCCGGTTGTCGGTAAAGTATAGGTCCCATTGGAGGCCTGAGAAACGATCGGTAATGAgcatttggctcttctcTTTTGTGATCGCCTGGACTTCGTATGTATGGAAGTCGATAGCAAGTCGCTCTCCTGGGCCTTCGTCGTTTGTTCGTGGTAGGCGTCGTATCTGTCTCTTGGACTTGGCTCTTCCGCAGGAGTCGCATTGTACTGTCGTCACCCCTTGAACTCGCACCCCTCAGACTGCTGCACGAGATGCTCGATTGCTGCTGGTCCTGGGTGGCCGAGTCTCTTGTGCCATAGCATCGCTGAAGCCTTCTTTGGTCCTCTCTGCGTGCGTGTTGTGATGGCTCTTGTATGGACAAATGCCTGGGGTAGAGGACTGTACTCTAATACCCACTGGCCAAAGGTTTCTGAGAGGTTGCCAATAACTTGATCGTCTGGTCCTCGTAGGTTAGTTGGGTTTGATTTGGTATCCCACCAGATTCCTCTCTGCCGTAGCAGTCGGAAGGACACTAGATTGCATACGATCTCTGGGCAGATTGCCACATCTCGCAGCACTAGCTTTGTTGTCCCATGCTGATGTTGCAGCGTGATGTCTGTGGTCCCGTATCCCCGTATCCAAATCTTTATACTACCAGCCCATATGTAGTCTCCTAATGATGACGGGCGGTAGTTGTATATCCGATCTGGATTGTTTGTGATGTGGCACGTCGCTCCTGAATCGAGAATGAATGATCGTGCGAGAGGGTACGTGTGCTCGGCTGTCCCACTCCGTGCGATGGTAGTGAGCGCGGCGTCTACGTCCGTAATCTTTCGGCCTTCTAGTCATTCGATTGGTGACTGAGAGAGATCTGGGGTCGGTGTATGTGATTGCTTCAGCACTGGTGTGCGAGTACGGGGTCTGCTTTGTCCGCGGATTAGCCCTTGAAACGATGAATCATGTATGCGTCTGAACTTAATGAGCTCGCTTATTGTCTCATTAGGTTGCCACCATTCTGGGGCAGTCTCTGGGTAGAGATAAAAGCATGTTCTGATGCTATGATGTTGTCCACATGCTTGGCATTGTACTCCAGCAGTGGTGAAAGAGTCTTGTTCTGAAGATCTCTTAAGCGTGGACTTTGTGCTTCCAGCTTGTACGTTGGTATTGGGGTCTGCCCCAGTTCGGCGTTGTTTACGAGGACGTCCCCGGTACGTTGTTAGCGGGGTCTGCCCCGGTTTCATTTTTGTCGATGGCGCGGATTTCGAACTATGAGGCGTCCCTGATAGCTCCTGGTCGTATTCACCGCCAGCAAGAGTTGATCCATATGGTCCATCGTAAGCTGCCATAGCTGCTTTGTGCTTCCCTGATCTAAGGGGATGGTTTATCATCATATGCTCTCGGAACCGTTTCATCATCTCCTTCCGGCTCATGCCTACTGCCCCACGACCATTATCCTGAAAATTGGTGGCCCATATGGGTGCAGTTTTATTGACGGCTGCCAGGAAGtcttttgttgttgtgctAAGCTGGGATAGCTCGGGGACATTGTACGTCTCCGCGTGGGTTGCGGCTTGGTCATACTCAGCCAGCCACGTGTCCCATTGCGCCGCGCTTCTCATGGGCCGTAGGGCCGCAAGATAGCGCTCGCGTGCTCGGTCTTTCTCAGTCTCGTCATCAACCCCAACGGTCAGTTGTAGGTTGGCAATCCACTCGCGTAATGTCTTGTCTGGGAGACAGCATGTGCGTAGTAGGTGTGGTGACACGCTTGATTGAATCAAGGTCATGATATGTTGGAAGCTCGATTGCTCCTTTTCGTACCGGTGTCGGTCGCTCTTGTACTGCTCCATCGACATACGATAGTACTCAAGATCTTCTTTGAATGCCTTTTGCCCGCTGCTAGACAGCTCGCTTAGGCGCTCTGGTTCTCCAATGCCAGCAGCTGCTTGGTAGTTAGCGAATACTGGGATTCTAATGTCTTTTGGCTCCCGTAGGGGCTGAGTGGTAGATTTTGGGTTAATCTTATCCCAAATATTGTGCGCTACGCAACGCGCTTGTAGTTGCAGCATCCATCCGGTGTAGTCTGACTGGTCGCGTAAAGTCACGGTCGCGTCGCGGGTGGTAAATGTGGTCATTTTGGTAAGTAGGTAAAGgtagtgagactcttaattgtcagatattcactcttatctggaatactgatgaaatgggtaatgatcgtgatgatattgattattgattgtgtttttggttctgtctacggttgtgggcacacctggggggtgccaagccttcctgtgatccgattggctctctcagatgccgggtcgcgctagtctaacccagcgtctgtacgctctcatcttcaacagtgctattatctgacacaGCATGACCTAACAGCCTCGTAGGGAACAAATCCCCCGGGAACAAACCCCCTGGGAGCGATGTCATCAGACGTCATCTCCAACCTTGTGCCTTTGGACCTCTCATCGATCTCGTATAGTGACATTCCGAGCCTGAGGTTGATGGTTCGTATTAACACGTGACACCAACGTCGCACATAAAGCGGAGACATTACTATTTTTTGCACACAGCTACGTATCACAATTACCGGACCAATGTACTGGAAAAAGATCAATGCAGGGGAAAACAGCCCTACATACTACATTCGTCATGGTGCGACAGCGTTGAACCACAGACCTCGTAATCGGGAGTCTTATCGGTAGGATTCGCGATGACACGACGTCTTACTCATCGCTTGGAAGAGAGCATATACGTATACGTACGCGCTGTTCCTATAAAGGTAGAAAGCTCTGGCCATGATATACAGCATTCGAAAGGCTTCGCTGACCAAATTATTTGGAGAAACGAGGCGCACTTTGATCTTATGTGGGCCTCTGATATACCATCTTACCGCCCACCCATGTCTCTCTCACAGTGACCTTGCGCAAAGCCTCTACATCCAACAACTCCAGTTCTTCGTCGACAACGACCCAATCTGCGTATGTACCCACTTCTATGACACCGGCCTGGTCTTCCAGAAAAGCCCCGTATGCAGGGTTTACCGTGAAACCTTCCAGAGCTTGTGAGAAAGTAAGTGTCTCTTCTGGGTACCAGCCAGTTTTTCCACCATTGGGATCTAAGCCGGTGTGTGGACTTCGTCGCGTGATGGCTGCGTACATGCCTTCGAAGATGCTGGCTGGCTCGACTGGGAAGTCGCTGCCGAGCACTGGATGGAGTGGGAGCAAGGACCGCATTCGGTACGCTTCGTGCTTTGTTCGTTCTGGGCCGAGTCTGCTCTCTGCATATCCCATGTCGGAGGTCGCGTGCGTAGGCTGTATTGATGGTATAATGCCAAGCTCGAACATTCTAACCTGGTCGTCGGGATGAATTATCTGTGAATGTTCAATACGGAAGCGGTATTTGGCCTGACACTCGCGTGGTGTGATATCAGGGCATAAACTCTTCAATGCATTCTCGAATGCATCAATGGCCAGTCTGTTCGCAAGATCGCCGATGGCGTGAATGTTTACTTGGTAGCCCAGTTGCGCCCAATCGTGAGTCACCTGCGACAGCATAGTTGCGTTAACAAGTAGGGAGCCAGAGGATAAGGGTTTGTCGCTATATGGTTCGATCATCGCACTACCCCAACTGCCAAGGGCTCCATCTGCGACATGTAAGTATAAAGTCTCCTTGCTGACCGGTTAACGTACCTCCGAAGAGCTTCACGCTTTTGACCTGAAACTTCCCGTTGGCAGTGGAAATCTTCTCAACTGCCTCTGGGCAGAAGGTGTTTCTGACGTCACACTCAATCATAGCATTAACTCTGACAGTCCAGTCGTCGTCGCTGGCGAGCTCCTTGTATAGTTTCAAATCTCCTGGAGTGACTCCGGCGTCGTGCATGCCTACAATACCATATTTGTTGAGCTCGGTCATGCCAGCTTTGATGAATGCTGTCTTGCGGGCACTGTTCGGCTTGGGATAGAGCTCCATGACGATATCCATGGCATTGTCGCAGAAGATACCTTTTGCAGGTATCTCGCCTCCAGGAACATCGGGCAGCAATGAAGGAAGAAGACTGAGGACCTTTTCGGAGACCCAGATGCAATGTACGTCGACGCGGTCGAGCATTACATACAGATCCTTGAAGTCTTTAGAAATTTCCAAGTCTGACTGACTCAGTGTCAGTAAAGATTGGAAAATGGAAGCGAGAAGCCTGATGATTGGTATGATTCATGAAGCTTGATGGGCATGCATACCGAGGTAGGCCATTTCCCGTTAAAGTGCGCTTGGTCCCAGCCTACACCCCTCAGCCACTGAT
The sequence above is a segment of the Pyrenophora tritici-repentis strain M4 chromosome 3, whole genome shotgun sequence genome. Coding sequences within it:
- a CDS encoding metal-dependent hydrolase protein translates to MPSISAFVWASLPVLLAALIYQVGIPAVLTDNVPWKLFPNLFLTTHCYKSVKTLSERLPTAHCFTANDGIFSSVFVDETSDDEVREARTGYVYPGFWDGHGHLIQFGESLDSVDIFGANSMDEVKRRLVEYKKKRPERGTSDQWLRGVGWDQAHFNGKWPTSSDLEISKDFKDLYVMLDRVDVHCIWVSEKVLSLLPSLLPDVPGGEIPAKGIFCDNAMDIVMELYPKPNSARKTAFIKAGMTELNKYGIVGMHDAGVTPGDLKLYKELASDDDWTVRVNAMIECDVRNTFCPEAVEKISTANGKFQVKSVKLFGDGALGSWGSAMIEPYSDKPLSSGSLLVNATMLSQVTHDWAQLGYQVNIHAIGDLANRLAIDAFENALKSLCPDITPRECQAKYRFRIEHSQIIHPDDQVRMFELGIIPSIQPTHATSDMGYAESRLGPERTKHEAYRMRSLLPLHPVLGSDFPVEPASIFEGMYAAITRRSPHTGLDPNGGKTGWYPEETLTFSQALEGFTVNPAYGAFLEDQAGVIEVGTYADWVVVDEELELLDVEALRKVTVRETWVGGKMVYQRPT